The DNA region GGGCGCCGTACGCGATCGCGCTCGCCCTCGTCGCGGCCCTGCTGCCCGTCACGATCGTCGTGCTCGTGAACGACTACCACGTCAACGGGCCCATCGCGGGGGCGCTCGCCACCGCGCAGGCCACGCCGCTGCTGCTCGCCGTGTCCCGGCCGCTGCAGGCCTGGTGGGTGATCTTCACGGCGGACGTGGTGGGCGGCTTCGTCGTGCTGATCGCCGACAACTACCGCGAACTGCCCTGGCCGTGGACGCCCATGGTGGTGATCGGCTACCTCTTCCTGATGCTCGCCCTCGGTCTGCGCGAGTCCCGGCGCGCGCTGCTCGGCGTGTGGCTGATGACCGGTGTCGCCGGCGCCGTCTTCGAGGCGGTCGCCCCGAACCAGCCGGGCGACGGCGTCGTCGTGCTGCTCTTCGTGCTCAGCGGGATCGTGCTGCTGCTCACCTCGGCCCTGCGCGGGCGCGGCGAGGCGGAGCGCCGGCTCGTCGAGCAGGAGACCATCAGCGAGGCCGAACGGGCCCGCCGGACCCTCCTGGAGGAGCGCGCCCGGATCGCCCGTGAGCTGCACGACGTGGTCGCCCACCACATGTCGGTGATCACCGTGCAGGCGGACTCCGCGCCGTACCGCATCCCGGGCCTGCCGGACGCGGCCGTCGAGGAGTTCGCGTCGATCGCGGGCGGGGCGCGCGAGTCGCTGGCCGAGATGCGGCGGCTGCTCGCGGTGCTGCGCAGCGAGGGCACGGAGGGCGAGCGGGCGCCGCAGCCCGGGCTCGACCGGTTGCAGCAGTTGGTGGAGGCGACGGTACGGGCCGGGGTGCCGGCCGAACTGGCGCTCGCCGCGGAGCTGGGCGAGGTGCCGCAGGCGGTCGACCTCTCCGCGTACCGCATCGTGCAGGAGGCCCTCGCCAACGTGGTGCGGCACGCGCCGGGCGCGCCCACCCGGGTGTCGGTGCGCGCCGACGACGCGGGCGACTGGCTGACCGTGCTCGTCGTCAACGGCCCGGCCGCGGAGCCGGCTTCGCCGGTCGAGCGCGGCACGGGCACCGGTCACGGGCTCGTCGGGATGCGGGAGCGCGTACGGTTGACCGGCGGCTCGCTCGACACCGGGCCGCTGCCGGACGGGGGCTTCCGGGTCGCCGCCCGGCTGCCGCTGACCGAGCAGCCGACGGCCGGGCGACC from Streptomyces fradiae includes:
- a CDS encoding sensor histidine kinase, with product MPRPTGAGNEGGTGSEAGVRARRLLMSLGTALTTPTGPGEALLARAASPWARWAPYAIALALVAALLPVTIVVLVNDYHVNGPIAGALATAQATPLLLAVSRPLQAWWVIFTADVVGGFVVLIADNYRELPWPWTPMVVIGYLFLMLALGLRESRRALLGVWLMTGVAGAVFEAVAPNQPGDGVVVLLFVLSGIVLLLTSALRGRGEAERRLVEQETISEAERARRTLLEERARIARELHDVVAHHMSVITVQADSAPYRIPGLPDAAVEEFASIAGGARESLAEMRRLLAVLRSEGTEGERAPQPGLDRLQQLVEATVRAGVPAELALAAELGEVPQAVDLSAYRIVQEALANVVRHAPGAPTRVSVRADDAGDWLTVLVVNGPAAEPASPVERGTGTGHGLVGMRERVRLTGGSLDTGPLPDGGFRVAARLPLTEQPTAGRPPAGTPLTGSTGTATGSADSTDTASTTNTTGTTDSKGAP